GGAGGAAGTCGGCGTGCGACCCCCCGAGGTACGGTTCGAGCGCCAGGATGCGGACGGCGTTAGCCATATTTGGGTCCGGCGTTTGAGGCGCCCCAAGTCTAAGGTGTGAGGGGCGCCGTGAAAAGGGCAAAGTGGTCCCTCCCCGGGCCGATGCGGAAAATGTGCTTGCTTTTGACCGGCGCTTGCCCGGACAATTGCCCGGCTTGCCGGGAAGATGCAGCGCCGCCTCGGGGGCGGACGCACACTCGGCCATACCGGAGGTCTGAAATGAATCCGAAGGTTCTCGTGGCAGCGGCGATTCTGCTGGCGGCGGCCGGCGGGGTGTGGGCGGCGGACGAGGTCCGCGTGGTACGGGAGGTGGCGGCGAAGGACGCCGGTGCGCTTTACCCGAGCAACCGCGCGCCGCTCGTGCCCAGCCCGTTCGTCAAGTTGCCGATCGGCGCCATCACGCCCCGGGGCTGGCTGCGGCGCCAGTTGGAACTGGAGCGCGAGGGCATGACCGGCCGCCTCACGGAACTCTCGCGCTGGTGCAAGTTCGAGGGCAACTCCTGGGCCGACCCGAGCGGCCAGGGGCACAGCGGCTGGGAGGAGTTGCCGTACTGGCTCAAGGGCTATGGCGACCTGGGCTACGTGCTGAAGGACGAGGCGATCATCAAGGAGGCGCGCCGCTGGATCGAACCGGTGCTGGCGAGCCAGGAGCCGGACGGCTGGTTCGGCCCGCGCGGCCTCAAGACCTCGCTGAAGGGCAAGACCGATTTTTGGCCGCACATGCTTATGCTCAACATCCTTCAGTCGCACTACGAGTTCACGGGCGACGAGCGGGTCCTGCCGTTCATGGCCCGCTACTTCAAGTGGCAACTGGCCTACCCGGACGCCGATTTCATAGCCGGCTACTGGCCCAAGATGCGCATGGGCGACAACATCGAGAGCCTCTACTGGCTCTACAATCGCACGGGCGAGAAGTCGCTGCTGGACCTGGGACCGAAGATTCACCGCTCGGGCGCCAACTGGACCGACGGCATTCCGAACTGGCACGGGGTCAACCTCTCGCAGGGCTTCCGCGAGCCGGGCGTCTATTACATGCAGGCCGGCGACCGGAAGTTCCTGGAGGCCGCCGGACGCAACTACGACACGATCACCGGCATCTACGGGCAGTTCCCCGGCGGCGGCCTGGCGGCCGACGAGAACTGCCGGCCGGGCTACACCGACCCGCGCCAAGGCACCGAGACGTGCACGTGGGTCGAGTTCATGCACAGTTTTGAGATGCTCACGAAGATCTCGGGCCATCCCCTGTGGGCCGACCGATGCGAGGAGATAGCCTTCAACTCGTTCCCCGCCTCGATGACACCCGACCTGAAGGGCCTGCATTACCTGACCGCCGCCAACCAGGCCGTCCTCGACTCCAAGAATCACAGCCCGGGCATCCAGAACGGCGGCTGCATGTTCGGCTATAACCCGCACGGATACCGCTGCTGCCAGCACAACGTGTCGCACGGCTGGCCGTACTACGCCCAGGAGATGTGGCTGGCCACGTGGGACCGCGGCCTGTGCGCCTCGCTCTACGGCGCGTCGGAGGTCGAGGCCAAGGTTGGCGACGGCACGACCGTCCGGATCGCCGAGGCCACCGCCTACCCGGCCGACGAGACCGTTACGCTGACCCTCTCGACGCCCAAGGCGGTCCGGTTCCCGCTCTACCTGCGGATTCCGCGGTGGTGCCAGGACGCCAAGGTTTCGGTCAACGGCAAG
Above is a window of Planctomycetota bacterium DNA encoding:
- a CDS encoding glycoside hydrolase family 127 protein: MNPKVLVAAAILLAAAGGVWAADEVRVVREVAAKDAGALYPSNRAPLVPSPFVKLPIGAITPRGWLRRQLELEREGMTGRLTELSRWCKFEGNSWADPSGQGHSGWEELPYWLKGYGDLGYVLKDEAIIKEARRWIEPVLASQEPDGWFGPRGLKTSLKGKTDFWPHMLMLNILQSHYEFTGDERVLPFMARYFKWQLAYPDADFIAGYWPKMRMGDNIESLYWLYNRTGEKSLLDLGPKIHRSGANWTDGIPNWHGVNLSQGFREPGVYYMQAGDRKFLEAAGRNYDTITGIYGQFPGGGLAADENCRPGYTDPRQGTETCTWVEFMHSFEMLTKISGHPLWADRCEEIAFNSFPASMTPDLKGLHYLTAANQAVLDSKNHSPGIQNGGCMFGYNPHGYRCCQHNVSHGWPYYAQEMWLATWDRGLCASLYGASEVEAKVGDGTTVRIAEATAYPADETVTLTLSTPKAVRFPLYLRIPRWCQDAKVSVNGKALKAKAEPLSYLVIDRTWADGDKVVLDLPMRLAATVWEKNKGAVSVRRGPLAFSLRIGEKWVRYGGTDAWPAMEVHPTTAWNYGLELDPQNPDASIRVVKKAWPIAGLPFALEAAPVELLAKARKIPEWTLDRHDLVAVLQASPARTEEPVETVTLVPMGWARLRISVFPMVSDSPQAQKWAEAAAAPASSP